The following is a genomic window from Cryptosporangium phraense.
GCGATGACGCTGACCGTGTCCTCGACCTGGGCGGCGGCGACCTGCGTCACCCCGGGCGCGGCGGCGATCTGCCCGACCGGCGTCGCCGCTCCGGCGGGTAGGTCCAGCCGGGCGTCGGCGCCGACCGTGCGCCAGGAACCGTCGGTCATGCCGTGCGACGCGGTGGTCTGCAACGTGGCGGCGAACGCGGCCAGCGCGACCGTGGTGGTCAGGGCCAGCAGCGGCAGCGCCCGGCCGGCGGTCGCGCCGGCCCGGGCGGCCCCGAAGACGGCCAGCGCGCGCCGGGAGCGCAGCGCCTGACGCAGCGCCAGCCGGATACCGGCGGGCACCAGCCGCAGCAGCAGGAGCGCCCCGGCGACGACGCCGAGCGTCGGCGCGCTCGCCGGGAGGGCCGAGTCGCCCACCCCCCGCTGACGCAGCGCGACCAGGGCCGCGGCCGCCGCGGCCAGCACCGCGACGTCGATCGCCGTCCGGCGCAGCTGCCGGGTGCGTTGCTGCCAGCCCCGGGCCGACCGGTTGGCCGGCCGCCGCCGGTCACTCGTCGCCCGGGCCGCGGTGAGCGTGCCGAAGACCGGGCCGGCCACGACCGCGCACAGCACCACCCACGGCGCCCACCGCAGCGCCGCCCCACCGGCCAGCAGCCCCGACAGGGCCAGCCCGGCCAGGAAAGCAGGCACCGCCACCAGCACCGACTCGACCACCAGCTCGGTGGCGACGTCCGGCAGCCCGGCGCCCCGCCGCCGGGCGGTGATCAGCGCACCGGCGCGGCGACGGCCCAGCAGGTCGGCGGCGAGCAGCAGCACCAGCGCGGCCCCGGCCAGCACGGCGATCACCAGCACCGACGCGCTCGCGTAGGCGGCGTCGACCTGCTCCCGGACGTGGCCCAGCACACCGTCGAGCTGGGTGTTCCACTTCAGCGACGTGTCGCGCTGCGCCGACGAGCCGGACGAGGCCTTGAGCGCCACCACGGTCGCCGCCAGCCGCTGGGCCGACTCCCAGGTCAGCCGGTCGGGGTCGGCCTGGTACCAGACCGTGCGCACGAGCTGGTCGGGCAGCAGCGCGAGCCGGCCGTCGGGCAGGGACTCGGCCGACAGCATGCCCCCGAGCCGGGTGCTGCCCGCACCGTCCAGACCGGTCGCCGGACGCAGCAGCCAGGGCACGACCTGCCAGGCCGGATCCTTCGGATCCACCGGCCGGAAGATGCCGCTGACCAGGACGTTGTACGGGTTCCGCTGGTCGTCCTCGACCGGGACGTGGTCACCCGGACGCACCTTCAGCGCGGCCGCGTCGGCCTCCGACAGGCCCACCTGCGCTTCCCACGGCGGTCCGGCGTCCGGCGTCTCGACGGTCCCGGCGACGGTTCCCCGGGGCGCGCGGCCGGCGACCCAGGTGACGTCCGGGCCGCCGCGGTCGGTCTGGACGTAGTCGAGCTGGAAGCGCCGCTGGATGCTGCCGTCGGTGACCAGCAGCGAGACGCTCGTGGCGGTGAGCACCGGCGCCCCCAGCGCGGCGCGCAGCTCGGGGTCGAGCGCGTCCTTGGCCTGTCCGCGGAAGTCGTCGACGTCGGTCGCGAGCTTGTCGTTGCGGATG
Proteins encoded in this region:
- a CDS encoding FtsX-like permease family protein, which gives rise to MIRLPAVHWPSVRGRARADAGPLTLVAGVVLVVTMLAAAVPPLMGATADDAAQDAIRRAGPDAAVQVESRWPDDYGNYGGRIRNDKLATDVDDFRGQAKDALDPELRAALGAPVLTATSVSLLVTDGSIQRRFQLDYVQTDRGGPDVTWVAGRAPRGTVAGTVETPDAGPPWEAQVGLSEADAAALKVRPGDHVPVEDDQRNPYNVLVSGIFRPVDPKDPAWQVVPWLLRPATGLDGAGSTRLGGMLSAESLPDGRLALLPDQLVRTVWYQADPDRLTWESAQRLAATVVALKASSGSSAQRDTSLKWNTQLDGVLGHVREQVDAAYASASVLVIAVLAGAALVLLLAADLLGRRRAGALITARRRGAGLPDVATELVVESVLVAVPAFLAGLALSGLLAGGAALRWAPWVVLCAVVAGPVFGTLTAARATSDRRRPANRSARGWQQRTRQLRRTAIDVAVLAAAAAALVALRQRGVGDSALPASAPTLGVVAGALLLLRLVPAGIRLALRQALRSRRALAVFGAARAGATAGRALPLLALTTTVALAAFAATLQTTASHGMTDGSWRTVGADARLDLPAGAATPVGQIAAAPGVTQVAAAQVEDTVSVIADGQAVTPSLMTVQAARLESLLAHNPLPDAPQLARLRPSGNRIPVLVRSHDGSLRPGMSMRLLRGAAPALELEAVGVAPDVGDAPDLIMIDAGPGRPFVPNTVWVNGPGAARAVVGAAVGGRTFVRADVVHDLRTAPLNAGLVTLDRAAAGALLVLGLLGFALSAAASAPERWTTLARLRTLGLRPRDAQRVAAAELLPPLLVAAVCGPLLGLLLVRLTFDALALRTLTGQAGDPPTVVPWWLLGTAVVVLLGALVAVVAAEAAARHTHRLGDVLRVGSPG